From a region of the Methanosarcinales archaeon genome:
- a CDS encoding response regulator, which translates to MMIAILTDYLSSDYDIISATSGESVLEKVKDESPDLILLDVILPKISGIEVCEILKSDEKNTKYTDHNGYHCPSQKTGSKP; encoded by the coding sequence TTGATGATAGCGATATTAACTGACTATCTATCCAGTGATTATGATATCATTTCAGCAACTAGCGGTGAATCAGTACTTGAAAAAGTTAAAGACGAATCTCCAGACCTGATCCTTCTTGACGTAATTTTACCTAAAATAAGTGGTATAGAAGTTTGTGAGATATTAAAAAGTGATGAAAAAAACACTAAGTATACCGATCATAATGGTTACCACTGTCCCAGCCAAAAGACAGGATCGAAGCCATAG
- a CDS encoding IS1 family transposase, giving the protein MVRPRGEIKVICQNEKCTYYLKEEGKDIIKRGKYSTGHQRYYCHHCKTFFMETKGTPLYHKHLSKPEIINICKHLVEKNGIRSIERITGHHRDTIGNLIEDLALHAELVNSILLHDVKLGQFEVDEMWTFVKKNKKKLSQEALIQISKVMPGYSLS; this is encoded by the coding sequence ATGGTTCGACCTCGTGGAGAAATCAAAGTAATATGCCAGAATGAGAAATGCACGTATTATCTAAAAGAAGAAGGTAAAGATATAATCAAACGTGGTAAGTACAGCACAGGTCATCAAAGATATTATTGTCATCACTGCAAGACCTTTTTCATGGAGACTAAGGGAACTCCATTATATCATAAACATCTTTCGAAACCCGAGATAATCAACATCTGCAAACACCTTGTAGAGAAAAATGGCATCAGATCGATTGAACGAATAACAGGCCACCACAGGGATACAATAGGAAATTTAATAGAAGATCTTGCCTTGCATGCTGAGTTAGTAAATTCTATTCTTCTTCATGATGTAAAACTTGGACAATTTGAGGTTGATGAAATGTGGACATTCGTAAAAAAAAACAAAAAAAAGTTGAGCCAGGAAGCCCTAATTCAGATATCGAAGGTGATGCCTGGATATTCACTTTCATAA
- a CDS encoding IS1 family transposase, translated as MDIRKKKQKKVEPGSPNSDIEGDAWIFTFITRGSYLIVAYEIGKRTKKTCEKLFEKVFDRVQLPFPDKKIEIFSDGHDDYTNTIPEYYAETCVDYGQVIKIREGGRVVDKIKKVIYGTLKIDEIETTDIENMNSICRERQGRLVRETKCFSKKRPKLINSFESFHFYWNFMDKLTKTETPAMLEGLADHQWNWEQFFYFSLSILN; from the coding sequence GTGGACATTCGTAAAAAAAAACAAAAAAAAGTTGAGCCAGGAAGCCCTAATTCAGATATCGAAGGTGATGCCTGGATATTCACTTTCATAACGAGAGGGTCGTATCTCATCGTTGCTTATGAGATTGGGAAACGAACAAAAAAAACATGTGAAAAATTATTTGAAAAAGTTTTTGATAGGGTACAATTACCTTTTCCAGATAAGAAAATTGAAATATTTTCTGATGGACATGATGACTATACAAATACTATTCCTGAGTATTATGCAGAGACATGTGTTGACTATGGACAAGTTATCAAAATAAGGGAGGGAGGAAGAGTTGTTGATAAAATCAAAAAAGTCATTTATGGAACTCTTAAGATAGATGAAATCGAGACGACAGATATCGAAAATATGAATAGTATTTGTCGTGAAAGGCAGGGCAGATTAGTTAGAGAAACAAAATGCTTTTCGAAAAAGAGGCCAAAACTCATAAATTCTTTCGAATCATTTCATTTTTATTGGAACTTTATGGATAAGTTGACTAAAACCGAGACTCCTGCAATGTTGGAAGGTTTAGCTGATCATCAATGGAATTGGGAGCAATTTTTTTATTTTTCATTAAGTATTCTAAATTAG